In Cydia pomonella isolate Wapato2018A chromosome 27, ilCydPomo1, whole genome shotgun sequence, a single genomic region encodes these proteins:
- the LOC133532340 gene encoding uncharacterized protein LOC133532340, translated as MAMKELREQSPPPPPLPLPPPPLPLPPPPLPHPLPATAAMPTLAGSLLALAALVAAADAQSYCATKDIGRKTDHRMFPEPHEIYHVITTIEFFLDPCESKMVGYTLKVCRKDPHGTLALFNGPPPGQFFPVEIFCFDIHDCVAYVTAYCES; from the exons ATGGCTA TGAAGGAACTTAGGGAGCAGTctcccccgccgccgccgctcccgctgccgccgccgccgctcccgctgccgccgccgccgctgccgcacCCGCTCCCTGCCACCGCCGCCATGCCGACCCTCGCGGGCTCGCTGCTCGCGCTCGCCGCACTCGTTGCCGCCGCCGACGCCCAGTCCTACTGCGCCACGAAGGATATTG GTAGAAAAACTGACCACCGAATGTTCCCGGAGCCGCATGAAATATATCATGTGATAACAACCATAGAG TTTTTTTTGGACCCCTGCGAGAGCAAAATGGTTGGTTATACGCTAAAGGTGTGCCGCAAGGACCCACACGGAACGCTGGCCCTATTCAACGGACCGCCCCCAGGCCAATTCTTTCCTGTAGAAATCTTCTGTTTTGATATCCATGACTGTGTAGCCTACGTCACTGCCTACTGCGAATCATGA
- the LOC133532535 gene encoding uncharacterized protein LOC133532535: MIVSKYLKNLPICLFLRTWIMLQLFTHRPSTLSAIVVRMLLELARTLRTRDVARLRIVNDDVVGVMTTACNNDTAGAAPEIVQVYDNGFTVLDVRCPDDCPAGGLALPLLFYRPGPPPPPPQHITGL; this comes from the exons aTGATTGTCTCTAAATATCTCAAAAATCTGCCTATCTGCTTATTCCTGCGCACATGGATCATGCTGCAGTTATTTACACACAGGCCATCAACCCTGTCCGCAATTGTGGTCAGGAtgctgttggagctggcccgtactctgcgcaccagggatgtggcTCGTTTGCGCATCGTG AACGATGATGTCGTGGGCGTGATGACCACGGCGTGCAACAACGACACGGCTGGCGCTGCGCCGGAGATCGTGCAG GTGTACGACAACGGGTTCACGGTGCTCGACGTGCGCTGCCCCGACGACTGCCCCGCCGGCGGCCTGGCGCTGCCGCTGCTGTTCTACCGGCCGGGCCCGCCCCCGCCTCCACCACAACACATCACTGGGCTGTAG